The following proteins come from a genomic window of Macaca thibetana thibetana isolate TM-01 chromosome 15, ASM2454274v1, whole genome shotgun sequence:
- the HSPA5 gene encoding endoplasmic reticulum chaperone BiP, which produces MKLSLVAAMLLLLSAARAEEEDKKEDVGTVVGIDLGTTYSCVGVFKNGRVEIIANDQGNRITPSYVAFTPEGERLIGDAAKNQLTSNPENTVFDAKRLIGRTWNDPSVQQDIKFLPFKVVEKKTKPYIQVDIGGGQTKTFAPEEISAMVLTKMKETAEAYLGKKVTHAVVTVPAYFNDAQRQATKDAGTIAGLNVMRIINEPTAAAIAYGLDKREGEKNILVFDLGGGTFDVSLLTIDNGVFEVVATNGDTHLGGEDFDQRVMEHFIKLYKKKTGKDVRKDNRAVQKLRREVEKAKRALSSQHQARIEIESFYEGEDFSETLTRAKFEELNMDLFRSTMKPVQKVLEDSDLKKSDIDEIVLVGGSTRIPKIQQLVKEFFNGKEPSRGINPDEAVAYGAAVQAGVLSGDQDTGDLVLLDVCPLTLGIETVGGVMTKLIPRNTVVPTKKSQIFSTASDNQPTVTIKVYEGERPLTKDNHLLGTFDLTGIPPAPRGVPQIEVTFEIDVNGILRVTAEDKGTGNKNKITITNDQNRLTPEEIERMVNDAEKFAEEDKKLKERIDTRNELESYAYSLKNQIGDKEKLGGKLSSEDKETMEKAVEEKIEWLESHQDADIEDFKAKKKELEEIVQPIISKLYGSAGPPPTGEEDTAEKDEL; this is translated from the exons ATGAAGCTCTCCCTGGTGGCCGcgatgctgctgctgctcagcGCGGCGCGGGCCGAGGAGGAGGACAAGAAGGAGGACGTGGGCACGGTGGTCGGCATCGACCTGGGGACCACCTACTCCTG CGTCGGCGTGTTCAAGAACGGCCGCGTGGAGATCATCGCCAACGATCAGGGCAACCGCATCACGCCGTCCTATGTGGCCTTCACTCCTGAAGGGGAACGTCTGATCGGCGATGCCGCCAAGAACCAGCTCACCTCCAACCCCGAGAACACGGTCTTTGACGCCAAGCGGCTCATCGGCCGCACGTGGAACGACCCATCTGTGCAGCAGGACATCAAGTTCTTGCCGTTCAAG gtggttgaaaagaaaactaaaccaTACATTCAAGTTGATATTGGAGGTGGGCAAACAAAGACGTTTGCTCCTGAAGAAATTTCTGCCATGGTTCTCACTAAAATGAAAGAAACCGCCGAGGCTTATTTGGGAAAGAAG GTTACCCATGCAGTTGTTACTGTACCGGCCTATTTCAATGATGCCCAACGCCAAGCAACCAAAGACGCTGGAACTATTGCTGGCCTAAATGTTATGAGGATCATCAACGAGCC TACAGCAGCTGCTATTGCTTATGGCCTGGAtaaaagggagggggagaagaacATCCTGGTGTTTGACCTGGGTGGCGGAACCTTTGATGTGTCTCTTCTCACCATTGACAATGGTGTCTTCGAAGTCGTGGCCACTAATGGAGATACTCATCTGGGTGGAGAAGACTTTGACCAGCGTGTCATGGAACACTTCATCAAGCTGTACAAAAAGAAGACTGGCAAAGACGTCAGGAAAGACAACAGAGCTGTGCAGAAACTTCGGCGTGAGGTGGAAAAGGCCAAACGGGCCCTGTCTTCTCAACATCAAGCAAGAATTGAAATTGAGTCCTTCTATGAAGGAGAAGACTTTTCTGAGACCCTGACTCGGGCCAAATTTGAAGAGCTCAACATG GATCTGTTCCGGTCTACTATGAAGCCCGTCCAGAAAGTGCTGGAAGATTCTGATTTGAAGAAGTCTGATATTGATGAAATTGTTCTTGTTGGTGGCTCGACTCGAATTCCAAAGATTCAGCAACTGGTTAAAGAGTTCTTCAATGGCAAGGAACCATCCCGTGGCATAAACCCAGATGAAGCTGTAGCATATGGtgctgctgtccaggctggtgtgctcTCTGGTGATCAAGATACAG GTGACCTGGTACTGCTTGATGTGTGTCCCCTTACACTTGGTATTGAAACTGTGGGAGGTGTCATGACCAAACTGATTCCAAGGAACACAGTGGTGCCTACCAAGAAGTCTCAGATCTTTTCTACAGCTTCTGATAACCAACCAACTGTTACAATCAAGGTCTATGAAG GTGAACGACCCCTGACAAAAGACAATCATCTTCTGGGTACATTTGATCTGACTGGAATTCCTCCTGCTCCTCGTGGGGTCCCACAGATTGAAGTCACCTTTGAGATAGATGTGAATGGTATTCTTCGAGTGACAGCTGAAGACAAGGGTACAGGGAACAAAAATAAGATCACAATTACCAATGACCAGAATCGCCTGACACCTGAAGAAATCGAAAGGATGGTTAATGATGCTGAGAAGTTTGCTGAGGAAGACAAAAAGCTCAAGGAGCGCATTGATACTAGAAATGAGTTGGAAAGCTATGCCTATTCTCTAAAGAATCAGATTGGAGATAAAGAAAAGCTGGGAGGTAAACTTTCCTCTGAAGATAAGGAGACCATGGAAAAAGCTGTAGAAGAAAAGATTGAATGGCTGGAAAGCCACCAAGATGCTGACATTGAAGACTTCAAAGCTAAGAAGAAGGAACTGGAAGAAATTGTTCAGCCAATTATCAGCAAACTCTATGGAAGTGCAGGCCCGCCCCCAACTGGTGAAGAGGATACAGCAGAAAAAGATGAGTTGTAG